In the genome of Nitratireductor sp. GISD-1A_MAKvit, the window TTCGCCCCCGAAAAAGGTGACGATGGCGTTGAGAATGCCGATCTGGTCGGAGCCTTCGGCGCGGTAGTCATAGATGAATTTCCAGATCACGCTGGCGCCTACGAAGGAGATAGCCATGGGCATGAAAATCAGGCTTTTTGCGACATTGCCCCAGCCGATGCGATCAGTGAGGGTGGCGGCGATGAGGCCGAAAAAGGTCGCGGCAGCGGGCACCACGATCAGCCAGAGAATATTGTTGCGCATGCTTTCGCGGAAGGATGCATCCTGCGCCAGCCAGGCATAGTTGGCGCCCCCAACCCAGCTTTCTCCGCGCGGTCCGTAGAAGGACAGTATGATCGAGTTGATCACCGGGTAGACCAGATAGATCCCCAGAATTACGACGGCTGGTCCCAGGAACAGCCAGGGCCGGATGCTGCTTGCGGCATTGATGTTTTCGGCCACGCGACTGCCGCGTGGCGGATAGACCAGATCGAGCAATTTGTTGGTGCCCCAGAAATAACCGAAGCAGGCGGCCAGCCCAAGCGCCATGACCAGTACGGCCTGCACCAGTCCCATGTCGGGAAGGATGTGTTTGAACGCCGTAAAAGCAGTGGTCGCGCAGAGGACCGCGAAGCCGATGCCCACCAGCATGATGACCAGGGCGATTGCCAGATGCTGGAGAAATTTCAGTGGGGCGGTGAGGTTGGTTCTGTTTATGGACATGGCCTTATCTGCCTCACGGAGCGAATGTGCATTCCCTGGCCAGGGCTCCCGCCACCAGTGGTGCGGCGGGAACCTTGCAACGTGCTGGCTACTTTATCGCGTCCCATTCTTTCTGGATGTCGGCGGCGACGTCTTTGGCGGATTTGCCGCCCACATAGTCGATCATGCCTGTCCAGAACGCGCCTGCGCCGACCTTCCCCGGCATCAGGTCGGATCCGTCGAAGCGGAAGGTGGTGGCCTCTGCGAGGATTTCCCCCTGCTTTCTAAGCGCGTCATTGGCATAGGCTTCTGAACTTACGCCGGTGTACGGGGTGAGAAAGCCCGACTGAGCCATCCAGATTTCGTGAGCAATCGGCGTTTTCAGGAATTCGATGAAGGCGCGGGCCGCATCGGTGTCCCTGGTAATGCCGAAGACCGTGCCTGCACCGAGAACAGGCTTGCCAAGGTCCTTGCCCTCATAGGCGGGCATGTAGAAGAAGTCGGCATCAACACCCAGTTTCGTGCCTTCGGGGAAAAAGCTCGGGATGAAGGACGCCTGACGGTGCATGTAGCATTCTGCAGGCACTCCGAAGAGGCCCTTCGGGCTGTCTCGAAAATCGGTGGAGGCGACGCCTCCGGCGCCCCCGGCAACGAAATTGTCATTGCGGGCGAACCAGCCGAACTCCTCAATGGCACCGACGACGCGTTCATCGTCGAAGGAGATCTCGTTATTGACCCACTGGTCATAGATTTCAGGTGGCTGGGTACGCAGCATCATGTCTTCGACCCAGTCTGTTGCCGGCCAGCCGGTTGCGCCACCCGACCCAAGACCGATGCACCAGGGCGTCTCGCCGTTGGCGGCAATTTCCTCGGTCAGCGTTTTCAGCTCTTCCAACGTTTCAGGGACCTGGTAGCCGGCGTCCTCGAAGTTTTCAGGAACATACCAGACGAGTGATTTCAGGTCGGCCTTGTAGGGAAATGCGTAAAATGCCTTTGTACCATCCTTGCCATTGTAGGAGCCAAGATCGACCCAGGAACTGCCCGCGGCATAATTGTCTTTCATCCAGTCGGCCGTCTCATCGCCAAGCGGCGCGAGGTGCCCCTTTTCCGCAAGATTGGCGGCCAGCCCCGGTTGCGGAAAAATGGCAAGGTCGGGCGCGCTGCCGGCTTCCGTGTCGATGACGATCTGCTGTTCGAACGAATCGGAGCCTGAATAGTTCACCTCGGCGCCAGTCGCCTCTTCGAAATAGGCAAAGACCGATTCGAACAATTCCTGATCTGCCGAAAGCCATGGCCCGAAAATGCTCAGTTTCTGCCCCGTGAGGTCGTGGGCTGCCTTGAAGTCTTCAAAGCTCTGCCAGTTGAAGCGGGCGTCTTCCCCGGGCGTGAATTTCAGGTCGGCGGCGTGAACGGTGGTGCCGGCGAGCGAAAGGGCTAGCGCGCCGATGATCATGGGCGTTTTCATGGTTCCTCCACTGTGCGGCACGGGGCCGCTCCTCCTCAAGCACTGCGGGTTAAGCGTATTGAGAGAATTTCAGATTTCTTCAAAGCGCTTTGGAATTTTTGTAGCATCAGTCCGTGATCGCTGTGAGTCAAGGGGTAAGGGGAAATGGAGTGTTAGGTCCCATATTTTTTAACGGTTTTAGAGAGTTTTTAGATGTAGTACGATTTTAGCGCTCAGGGGGGCTTGATCTGACTCTGGTCCTGTGAGACCAATCTTTTTCAAAGCGCTTTGAATAAGGAAGACGCGTTGACATCCCGCAAGGCAATCAATTTGAAAATGCTCTCCGAGGCGCTGGGCCTGTCTCAGACCACGGTATCTAGGGCGCTGAACGGGTTTCCCGAAGTGGCAGAAAAAACACGGGCCCGGGTGATCGAGGCGGCGGAGCGCCTGAACTATCGCCCCAGCCCCAGTGCTGCAAGCCTTGCCACAGGCAAGTCGCGCATGATCGGCCATGTGGTCAGTCTGTCCGAGCATGACATGATCAACCCGCATTTCGCCGACTTCATTGCCGGTGCCGGCGAGGTTTATGGTCAAAATGGCTACGATGTTCTCCTGCGGCTTGCACCGCCCGAAGAGCAGGAGCGTATTTACCGCGATCTGGTGGACGACCAGCGTGTCGATGGGGTGGTGGTTCATGGGCCGCTGACCGGCGACAGTCGCATCGAGCTCCTAAACCGGCTTGGACTACCGTTCGTGGTGCACGGTCGCTGCGACAGGGAAGGGGCGGATTATTGCTGGATGGATGTCAACAACCGGCGGGCTTTCCACCGCGCAGCCCGTTTTCTGCTCGACCTGGGGCACCGGCGCATAGCGCTCATCAACGGGCTGGAAGGCATGAATTTCGCAGACCGTCGCCGGCAGGGTTATGAAGCGGCTCTGGAAGAGGCGGGGATAGGGCTCGATGAAAAGCTGGTTCACAGCGCCGACATGGTGGAGCCATATGGCTACTACGCAACGAGCGAATTGATGTCGCTCGCCAGTCCGCCCACCGCAATTCTGGTTTCCAGCGTGTTGCCGGCGATGGGAGCGGCGCGCGCGTTGTCAGATCTCGACCTGCGTGCGGGCGAAGACGTCTCGATCATCGCCTTTGACGACTGTCTTTCCTTTCTGCAGACCGGGTACGGAGGCAGGGTGCCGGACATTCCCTATTTCACGGCGGTACGCTCCTCCATCCGGGAGGCGGGCAAGCGTGTCGCCCAGATGTTGCTGGAGCGAATCAGCGACCCTGAAGGCCCATTGAAATGCGAACTCTGGGAGGCCGATTTCGTGATCGGCCGCACCACCGCACCGCCGCCTCGCCGCTGAAGGCGAATGAAACAGTCGGAACAACCAACCGGGAGCCCTCTCATGTCCGTTCACTACCGGCAGGCAATGGAGCT includes:
- a CDS encoding carbohydrate ABC transporter permease, with translation MGLVQAVLVMALGLAACFGYFWGTNKLLDLVYPPRGSRVAENINAASSIRPWLFLGPAVVILGIYLVYPVINSIILSFYGPRGESWVGGANYAWLAQDASFRESMRNNILWLIVVPAAATFFGLIAATLTDRIGWGNVAKSLIFMPMAISFVGASVIWKFIYDYRAEGSDQIGILNAIVTFFGGEPQAWITIPFWNNFFLMVILVWIQTGFAMVILSAALRGIPEETIEAAIIDGASPFQIFYKIKIPQIWGTIAVVWTTITILVLKVFDIVLAMTNGQWGSQVLANYMFDWMFRGLDFGRASTIALVIMTMVMPIMIWNVREARKDLK
- a CDS encoding ABC transporter substrate-binding protein, which codes for MKTPMIIGALALSLAGTTVHAADLKFTPGEDARFNWQSFEDFKAAHDLTGQKLSIFGPWLSADQELFESVFAYFEEATGAEVNYSGSDSFEQQIVIDTEAGSAPDLAIFPQPGLAANLAEKGHLAPLGDETADWMKDNYAAGSSWVDLGSYNGKDGTKAFYAFPYKADLKSLVWYVPENFEDAGYQVPETLEELKTLTEEIAANGETPWCIGLGSGGATGWPATDWVEDMMLRTQPPEIYDQWVNNEISFDDERVVGAIEEFGWFARNDNFVAGGAGGVASTDFRDSPKGLFGVPAECYMHRQASFIPSFFPEGTKLGVDADFFYMPAYEGKDLGKPVLGAGTVFGITRDTDAARAFIEFLKTPIAHEIWMAQSGFLTPYTGVSSEAYANDALRKQGEILAEATTFRFDGSDLMPGKVGAGAFWTGMIDYVGGKSAKDVAADIQKEWDAIK
- a CDS encoding LacI family DNA-binding transcriptional regulator; this translates as MTSRKAINLKMLSEALGLSQTTVSRALNGFPEVAEKTRARVIEAAERLNYRPSPSAASLATGKSRMIGHVVSLSEHDMINPHFADFIAGAGEVYGQNGYDVLLRLAPPEEQERIYRDLVDDQRVDGVVVHGPLTGDSRIELLNRLGLPFVVHGRCDREGADYCWMDVNNRRAFHRAARFLLDLGHRRIALINGLEGMNFADRRRQGYEAALEEAGIGLDEKLVHSADMVEPYGYYATSELMSLASPPTAILVSSVLPAMGAARALSDLDLRAGEDVSIIAFDDCLSFLQTGYGGRVPDIPYFTAVRSSIREAGKRVAQMLLERISDPEGPLKCELWEADFVIGRTTAPPPRR